A window of Infirmifilum lucidum contains these coding sequences:
- a CDS encoding glycosyltransferase: MRAQPKYSRRVEDYREIIGDKAYNELIQIASKLEGKRLVHVNSTSYGGGVAEILHSVVPLMRSLGIDAEWQVLEAEQDFFQVTKKIHNALQGNRKLELTEEERRKYLEWNRYNAEILDLDADIVLIHDPQPMAIPFYARKRGRVWVWRCHIDLSSPNEKVYKFVSQFLPLYNGVIVHSEEYVKPEFENRVLISPPSIDPLSDKNKPLEPKLVESIAGKFGVDPAKPVLAKVARFDPWKDVFSAVDVYRIVAKRYPEAQLLLISSMARDDPEGTVFYRKVVEYVAGDRNVFILTDEQGVHDIEVNAFQRITTVGLHTAVKEGFGLAVTEFLWKNVPVVARPVGGVKKQVIENVTGLTGWSPEELSEKVLHLLRNPEDRARLGRAGREHVLENFVITRHTQRYLSFTYSLLS; this comes from the coding sequence ATGAGAGCTCAGCCAAAGTACTCGAGGAGAGTGGAGGACTACCGCGAGATAATCGGTGACAAGGCTTACAACGAGTTGATACAGATCGCCTCTAAGCTCGAGGGGAAGAGGCTGGTACACGTAAACTCGACGAGCTACGGTGGAGGCGTGGCAGAAATACTGCACAGCGTGGTTCCCCTGATGAGATCCCTGGGCATCGACGCGGAGTGGCAGGTGCTGGAGGCGGAGCAGGACTTCTTCCAGGTTACGAAGAAGATACACAACGCTCTCCAGGGTAACAGAAAACTCGAGCTAACGGAGGAGGAGCGCAGGAAATACCTAGAGTGGAACCGGTACAACGCGGAGATACTAGATCTCGACGCAGACATAGTGCTGATTCACGACCCCCAGCCCATGGCTATACCCTTCTACGCTAGGAAGAGGGGGAGAGTGTGGGTCTGGAGGTGCCACATAGACCTCTCGTCGCCGAACGAGAAGGTCTACAAATTCGTGTCCCAATTCCTGCCGCTATATAACGGCGTCATCGTCCACAGCGAGGAGTACGTGAAGCCGGAGTTTGAGAACCGCGTCCTGATATCTCCCCCGAGCATCGACCCCTTAAGCGATAAAAACAAGCCCCTGGAACCCAAGCTTGTAGAGAGCATAGCCGGGAAGTTCGGCGTCGACCCAGCGAAGCCTGTGCTCGCAAAGGTTGCAAGGTTCGACCCCTGGAAGGATGTCTTCTCGGCAGTCGACGTCTATAGGATTGTTGCCAAGAGATACCCCGAGGCGCAACTACTCCTGATCTCCTCGATGGCCCGCGACGACCCAGAGGGCACGGTCTTCTACAGGAAGGTTGTGGAGTACGTGGCCGGCGACAGAAACGTGTTCATACTCACGGACGAACAAGGCGTACACGACATAGAGGTAAACGCCTTCCAGAGGATAACAACCGTAGGACTACACACAGCGGTGAAGGAAGGCTTCGGCCTCGCGGTCACAGAGTTCCTGTGGAAGAACGTCCCAGTAGTCGCGAGACCAGTAGGAGGAGTGAAGAAGCAAGTAATTGAGAACGTGACAGGGCTCACGGGCTGGAGCCCTGAAGAGCTGAGCGAGAAAGTACTACACCTCCTGAGGAACCCTGAGGATAGAGCGAGACTGGGGAGGGCAGGCAGAGAACACGTCCTCGAGAACTTCGTCATCACGCGCCACACACAAAGGTACTTAAGCTTCACGTACAGTTTACTCAGCTGA
- a CDS encoding ABC transporter substrate-binding protein, with protein MSQQEKRLTTIALALAVISLLLGGYALVVLQSLSSSVSDLQATVSQLKTSIDQLTARVSKLEGAAAAPPPASPVKLVVIGPWAGKEADYFQAVINAYKKTHPNVEIEYRTMRAEDVAAVMPVQFAAGIAPGDVIFGWAWWIVKMGKEGHIVDVSGLINENDYIPGIVDQVKDGNKIYGVPFTMWLKPGFWYRKSFFQKYGLSEPKSYDEFVSLLEKIKGIPGVKNPIATGDGVGWPMSDVTEHFLIAYGGPQLQLDLISGKVRFTDPRVRDIFANKLVPLISKRYFSEPIEWTTAVTKWWAGEYGIYFMGTWITGMVDDPKDLDFFPLPEARGVVGGADYAFVPKYSRNPDAALDFLKFLATEGQVVHASVPSGKIPTWKKASVEALWPPMQSVYRKIAGKGMSILPDLDDSVGGDWQKLFWDQLKLLWVNPGALDSVLKTLEASQPRP; from the coding sequence ATGAGCCAGCAGGAGAAAAGGTTAACAACGATAGCACTCGCACTAGCAGTAATATCACTCCTTCTCGGCGGGTACGCACTAGTAGTTCTACAATCTCTGTCCTCCTCGGTCTCAGACCTCCAGGCGACAGTCTCCCAGCTTAAAACCTCCATCGACCAGTTAACAGCACGTGTAAGCAAGCTTGAGGGGGCAGCTGCGGCACCACCGCCGGCATCACCCGTTAAGCTTGTGGTTATCGGCCCGTGGGCTGGCAAGGAGGCGGATTACTTCCAGGCTGTGATAAACGCTTACAAGAAGACGCACCCAAACGTCGAGATAGAGTACAGGACTATGAGGGCTGAGGACGTCGCCGCGGTGATGCCGGTTCAGTTTGCCGCAGGCATAGCTCCTGGCGACGTTATCTTCGGCTGGGCTTGGTGGATTGTCAAGATGGGCAAGGAGGGTCACATAGTGGACGTCAGTGGCTTGATAAACGAGAACGACTATATCCCGGGGATTGTTGACCAGGTTAAGGATGGTAACAAGATCTACGGCGTCCCCTTCACGATGTGGCTCAAGCCCGGGTTCTGGTACAGGAAGTCCTTCTTCCAGAAGTACGGGCTAAGCGAGCCCAAGAGCTATGATGAGTTCGTCAGCCTGCTCGAAAAGATAAAGGGTATCCCCGGCGTGAAGAACCCGATTGCGACGGGAGACGGCGTAGGCTGGCCTATGAGCGACGTCACGGAGCACTTCCTGATAGCATACGGCGGCCCGCAGCTACAGCTAGACCTCATAAGCGGGAAGGTGAGGTTTACAGACCCCAGGGTTAGGGACATATTCGCAAACAAGCTTGTCCCGCTAATCTCCAAGAGGTACTTCAGCGAGCCAATAGAGTGGACAACCGCTGTGACCAAGTGGTGGGCTGGAGAATACGGTATCTACTTCATGGGAACCTGGATTACGGGAATGGTCGACGATCCGAAAGACCTTGACTTCTTCCCGTTGCCCGAGGCAAGAGGCGTTGTGGGCGGGGCTGACTACGCCTTCGTGCCGAAATACTCTAGGAACCCGGACGCAGCCCTCGACTTCCTCAAGTTCCTCGCAACAGAAGGCCAGGTAGTCCACGCAAGTGTCCCCTCGGGCAAGATACCTACGTGGAAGAAGGCCTCGGTTGAAGCCCTGTGGCCCCCGATGCAGTCGGTCTATAGGAAGATAGCCGGGAAGGGTATGAGTATACTGCCCGACCTCGATGACTCTGTAGGAGGGGACTGGCAGAAGCTCTTCTGGGACCAGCTAAAGCTCCTCTGGGTCAACCCCGGCGCGCTAGACAGTGTCCTCAAGACCTTAGAAGCCTCCCAGCCCAGGCCCTAA
- the mntA gene encoding type VII toxin-antitoxin system MntA family adenylyltransferase antitoxin, whose amino-acid sequence MEIRAPVSRAVDALRKAGELAGRASLDAYGEASLRWFLYEAHQDPLDAMAALISELGIKKPPSYAGMGQVLAENSLVSPGDAELIAEMARNRNRLAHTYRLLDLAELREVYSRARDYIPRLAEVLLRTSEERGVDPPQLPGGLLALLRSLGVKALLLFGSRARGDYTEESDYDVAVLAERQLSLRELDAIASELSRLWNGAEVDVVDLSKASNELLYKALRDAVPLYVEDERWFKAWAAREYSRVLDEEDLMDVYYRRLRLSLHVRT is encoded by the coding sequence GTGGAGATTAGAGCCCCCGTCTCCAGGGCCGTAGACGCCCTGAGAAAGGCAGGCGAGCTAGCGGGCAGGGCCTCGCTCGATGCTTACGGGGAGGCGTCACTACGGTGGTTCCTGTACGAGGCCCACCAAGACCCGCTCGACGCCATGGCGGCGCTCATATCGGAGCTGGGGATCAAGAAGCCGCCCTCGTACGCGGGGATGGGCCAGGTACTCGCAGAGAATAGTCTCGTGAGCCCCGGGGACGCCGAGCTCATCGCCGAGATGGCCAGGAACAGGAACAGGCTCGCTCACACATATAGGCTCCTAGATCTCGCCGAGCTTAGGGAGGTCTACTCGCGGGCACGGGACTACATCCCGCGTCTCGCGGAAGTTCTCCTGCGCACCAGCGAGGAGAGGGGCGTGGATCCGCCACAGCTACCGGGGGGCCTCTTGGCTCTGCTGAGAAGCCTCGGAGTCAAAGCCCTCCTGCTCTTCGGGTCGAGGGCGAGAGGCGACTACACTGAGGAAAGCGACTACGATGTAGCCGTCCTCGCAGAGAGGCAACTGAGCCTGAGGGAGCTTGACGCAATAGCCAGTGAGCTCTCGCGGCTCTGGAACGGCGCAGAAGTCGACGTTGTAGACCTGAGCAAGGCTTCCAACGAGCTCCTCTACAAAGCCTTGAGAGACGCCGTCCCGCTATACGTTGAAGATGAGCGCTGGTTCAAGGCCTGGGCCGCGCGCGAGTACTCCAGGGTGCTGGACGAGGAGGATCTAATGGACGTCTACTACAGGAGGCTCCGGCTCAGCCTGCACGTGAGAACTTGA
- a CDS encoding carbohydrate ABC transporter permease — protein MRGLEFLVFLLLPLAVLGVWVVYPILATVVLSFTTSSGFSLGSHIAVVTERSPLKALIYPEPGPYPPWGALIHNALWIAIGLPLVVFLGVVLAYLLREAYGSGAVRSVIFLGMVLPGVVSGLTIRFMFDADIGIFPKLFSLLGIQELAKTWTIYPQTALLALILGSVWLWLGFSVTIFSAGLDAIPKSTIEAAIIDGASPVQIFFKVILPQLKPVTLVVTLMTIMWILKIFDIVYVATGGGPGGSSTVLALIMYTYFASALEYHKAAAVATILALLTLIPAGLYIKSVLAGEK, from the coding sequence ATGAGGGGGCTGGAATTTTTAGTCTTCCTGCTACTGCCCCTAGCCGTTCTAGGGGTCTGGGTGGTCTACCCCATCCTGGCAACAGTAGTCCTCAGCTTCACTACATCTTCAGGCTTCTCGCTGGGCAGCCACATCGCCGTTGTCACCGAGAGATCCCCGCTTAAGGCACTTATCTACCCCGAGCCCGGCCCCTACCCTCCGTGGGGTGCACTGATCCACAATGCCCTCTGGATAGCTATCGGGCTCCCACTAGTCGTGTTCCTCGGGGTTGTCCTCGCCTACCTCCTGCGGGAAGCCTACGGGAGCGGCGCTGTCAGGAGCGTAATATTCCTCGGCATGGTTCTACCTGGGGTTGTGAGTGGGCTGACGATAAGGTTTATGTTCGACGCAGATATAGGCATATTCCCTAAGCTGTTCTCCCTACTGGGCATACAGGAGTTGGCGAAGACATGGACGATATACCCTCAGACTGCACTCCTAGCCCTAATCCTGGGCTCGGTCTGGCTCTGGCTGGGCTTTAGCGTGACGATATTCTCCGCAGGGCTGGACGCTATTCCTAAGAGCACTATTGAGGCCGCTATTATTGACGGCGCGTCGCCTGTCCAGATATTCTTCAAGGTGATCCTACCCCAGCTCAAGCCCGTAACGCTAGTTGTAACCCTAATGACGATTATGTGGATTCTCAAAATATTCGATATTGTCTACGTGGCTACAGGCGGGGGGCCAGGCGGCTCCTCCACAGTCCTAGCACTCATAATGTACACCTACTTCGCCAGCGCCCTAGAGTATCACAAAGCAGCTGCTGTTGCGACTATTCTCGCCCTCCTCACCCTCATACCTGCTGGTCTCTACATCAAGAGCGTACTCGCAGGTGAAAAGTAG
- a CDS encoding carbohydrate ABC transporter permease produces MRRTVSARRVLVSTALLVFAALWALPFIGLVVTSLKPYSEVILHGWWSMGGTYSLKNYIEALQSPFYNLMAGFRNSFIVATASTFIPVLLASLLAYSLSYLDFKGKTTLFVSILFMMSVPQQMVVIPLYMLYAKIGLLDKLLGLILLHSAWGVPWITFFMRNYLKMIPSSLVESARVDGASETTILMRILIPVITPAVIAASAIQFTWVWGDFFYAMVFLASPDNWVITQRIALLKGEYHIDWGLLSAGAILALIPPLVIYTAFRKYYVRGFAGWALKG; encoded by the coding sequence GTGAGGAGAACAGTCTCCGCCAGGAGGGTGCTAGTCTCGACGGCACTCCTAGTATTCGCGGCCCTGTGGGCTCTCCCGTTCATAGGGCTCGTCGTAACATCGCTAAAGCCGTACTCTGAGGTCATTCTTCACGGGTGGTGGAGCATGGGAGGCACGTACAGCCTCAAGAATTACATCGAGGCACTGCAAAGCCCCTTCTACAACCTCATGGCAGGCTTCAGGAATTCTTTCATAGTGGCTACAGCCAGCACCTTCATACCCGTACTCCTGGCCTCGCTACTCGCGTACTCGCTCTCATACCTCGACTTCAAGGGGAAGACTACCCTCTTCGTGTCAATACTCTTCATGATGTCAGTCCCCCAGCAGATGGTCGTAATCCCACTCTACATGTTGTACGCGAAGATAGGCCTGCTCGACAAGCTACTCGGGCTAATACTACTGCACTCCGCCTGGGGTGTTCCGTGGATAACGTTCTTCATGAGAAACTACCTCAAGATGATTCCCAGTAGCCTCGTAGAGTCTGCGCGCGTAGACGGTGCATCCGAGACGACAATCCTCATGAGGATACTAATCCCAGTCATAACGCCTGCAGTTATAGCAGCCTCAGCTATACAGTTCACGTGGGTGTGGGGAGACTTCTTCTACGCGATGGTATTCCTGGCCTCGCCCGACAACTGGGTCATAACACAGCGTATAGCACTCCTGAAAGGCGAGTACCACATCGACTGGGGCCTACTCAGCGCGGGAGCAATCCTAGCCTTAATTCCGCCGCTAGTAATCTACACGGCCTTCAGGAAGTACTACGTCAGAGGCTTTGCGGGCTGGGCTCTTAAAGGGTGA
- a CDS encoding TrmB family transcriptional regulator has protein sequence MAERVYRLLRQVGLKPYEARVFVALLDGVPRTASEISAMTGVPQPRVYSILESLNAMGLVDVKLGKPKQFRVSDPFSSIERIVNAKIGELTAFKSQIYEELKRIEGRSFTVEPPDVWVIKSREEAISRVRRAVEGARYEVLAGLDVGTINAFYDGFSRLLDSNNSVSLAVALYDTASAGFVEHWRGLPNVEVRVRKVPVIPLVIVDSSRAFLLEKSYTLEITEESLLRMLSDLYYHSIWRVSSTVKGFQPTPGRGIYFTDIWLAAGFVKKCMEASYSVTLWVEGFSRRDGSAGTLDGSIIELIENSNGVQISFIVEKDSARVSVGGRGATLEDFEGRVFRVTPQQRVE, from the coding sequence GTGGCTGAGAGAGTCTACAGGCTCCTAAGGCAGGTGGGCCTCAAGCCGTACGAGGCCAGGGTCTTCGTGGCTCTCCTAGATGGAGTGCCGAGGACAGCGAGCGAGATTTCGGCAATGACTGGTGTTCCCCAGCCCCGCGTCTACAGTATTCTAGAGTCTCTCAACGCCATGGGCCTCGTCGACGTCAAGCTCGGGAAGCCGAAGCAGTTCAGGGTGTCTGACCCGTTCTCCTCGATCGAGAGGATTGTAAACGCCAAGATAGGGGAGTTGACGGCTTTCAAGTCCCAGATCTACGAGGAGTTGAAGAGAATAGAGGGGAGGAGTTTCACCGTAGAGCCGCCCGACGTCTGGGTCATCAAGAGCCGCGAGGAGGCCATATCGCGTGTAAGGAGAGCTGTCGAGGGCGCGAGGTACGAGGTTCTAGCCGGGCTCGACGTGGGGACAATTAACGCTTTCTACGACGGTTTTTCCAGGCTTCTGGACAGTAATAATAGTGTTTCCCTAGCCGTCGCGTTGTACGATACGGCCTCTGCCGGCTTCGTCGAGCACTGGCGGGGGTTGCCCAACGTAGAAGTTAGGGTGAGGAAGGTTCCAGTAATACCCCTAGTCATCGTAGACTCGTCGAGGGCCTTCCTACTGGAGAAATCCTACACGCTGGAGATAACTGAAGAGAGCCTACTCAGGATGCTCTCGGACTTATACTACCACTCTATCTGGAGGGTGAGTAGTACAGTGAAGGGCTTCCAGCCTACCCCGGGGAGAGGAATATACTTCACAGATATCTGGCTTGCAGCAGGCTTTGTGAAGAAGTGTATGGAAGCGTCATATAGTGTTACGCTGTGGGTCGAGGGTTTCAGCCGGAGGGATGGCTCTGCAGGGACTCTTGATGGCTCTATTATTGAATTGATTGAAAACAGTAATGGCGTGCAGATATCCTTCATCGTCGAGAAAGACAGTGCTAGAGTTAGTGTTGGGGGGCGTGGCGCGACGCTCGAGGACTTTGAGGGCAGGGTTTTCAGAGTAACCCCGCAGCAGAGGGTGGAGTAG